A portion of the Leptospira kanakyensis genome contains these proteins:
- a CDS encoding TetR/AcrR family transcriptional regulator → MKKEPTRVRLLQVSRNLFLKQGYSETGLNQIVEEAKTVKASLYQHFASKEMLGKEVIRIYSNENLTLLKSLMKRNPKPLDFVKAWVRILSREARLSQLFGCGMANFRAQIAPHELEIQKEIEEIAYRTIQCLAEYLEEAVGNGHLISKVDCRLLAKHLFFVYEGVLQGYRLLDDKRSLDELYRIAESLIPSPK, encoded by the coding sequence ATGAAAAAAGAACCAACCCGAGTCCGACTTTTACAAGTCAGTCGAAATCTATTTTTAAAGCAGGGTTATTCAGAGACAGGTCTCAATCAAATCGTGGAGGAAGCAAAAACGGTTAAGGCCAGTTTGTACCAACATTTTGCCTCCAAAGAAATGTTGGGTAAAGAAGTGATTCGAATTTATTCCAACGAAAATCTAACCTTACTCAAATCTTTGATGAAACGAAATCCAAAACCATTGGATTTTGTAAAGGCTTGGGTTCGCATTCTCTCCCGTGAAGCAAGGTTGTCGCAACTTTTTGGATGCGGAATGGCCAATTTCCGCGCACAAATTGCACCTCATGAACTGGAAATTCAGAAAGAAATTGAAGAAATCGCCTATCGAACCATCCAGTGTTTGGCGGAGTATCTGGAAGAGGCGGTAGGAAATGGTCATTTAATTTCCAAAGTAGATTGTCGACTGCTCGCCAAACATTTATTTTTTGTTTATGAAGGGGTCCTGCAAGGGTATCGTTTGCTTGATGATAAACGGTCATTGGATGAATTATACCGAATTGCGGAAAGTTTGATCCCATCTCCTAAATGA
- a CDS encoding nitroreductase has protein sequence MNSSMISIHEIATSVSEAIETRHSIREYLPDSVPDEILQKVFHKALRTPSWKNSQPWKIHIVSGEKRNQLSKELVKAAYESTPRPETNWPESYPSDAKKRMFDLGMKIYEMAGIERKDKEARNQFMLRNFEFFGAPTAVFITSKFDLNYYVGIDLGCFLQSVLLLAREEGLGTCAQAALSSFPDVVKNSLGLPTEEKVILGLSIGYPKPDSNLNRFHTPRESAEELIRFY, from the coding sequence ATGAACTCAAGTATGATATCCATCCATGAAATCGCAACCTCAGTTTCGGAAGCAATTGAAACGAGACATAGCATTCGGGAATACCTCCCCGACTCCGTCCCCGATGAAATTTTGCAGAAGGTATTTCACAAAGCTTTACGAACTCCCAGTTGGAAAAATTCACAACCTTGGAAGATACATATTGTGAGTGGGGAAAAACGGAACCAACTCTCGAAAGAATTAGTGAAAGCCGCATACGAATCGACCCCAAGACCAGAAACCAATTGGCCGGAGTCTTACCCGAGTGATGCGAAAAAACGAATGTTTGATTTAGGTATGAAAATTTATGAAATGGCAGGCATTGAAAGAAAAGACAAAGAGGCAAGAAATCAGTTTATGCTTCGCAACTTTGAATTTTTTGGTGCTCCTACTGCAGTCTTCATTACATCCAAATTTGATCTTAATTATTATGTGGGAATTGATTTAGGATGTTTTCTCCAATCAGTGTTACTTTTGGCAAGGGAAGAGGGGTTGGGAACTTGTGCACAAGCTGCCCTCAGTTCCTTTCCTGATGTGGTCAAAAATTCGTTAGGCCTTCCCACCGAAGAAAAAGTGATTCTGGGTTTGAGTATTGGGTATCCAAAACCGGATTCCAACCTAAACCGTTTCCACACTCCGCGAGAATCAGCTGAAGAATTAATTCGGTTTTATTGA